The Intestinibaculum porci DNA window AAAGTCAAGATGCGCATACCCATCTTTAAACCAGTGCCAATGGAAAAAGTCCTGGCGATGGAAAATACAATGTACTACAAAATCAGAAAAAGAAGAGGTATCTGGAAATAACTCTCAGGGGGAACTTATATGGATAGAATTTCAATGCATCCCATCTTAGGGGAAAGGCCAGCAGGGAAAGTTGTGACCTTTACCTGTGATGGCAAAACATTAGAAGGCTATGAAGGCGAGCCGATCGCTTCCGCGCTGCGTGTCAACGGCATCATGGTGCATCGTTACACAGCCAAAAGACATGAACCAAGAGGCGTCTTCTGCGCCATTGGCCGCTGCACTGACTGCGTCATGATCGTCGATGGCGTGCCGAATGTCCGTACCTGCATTACACCATTAAAAGCAAATATGGTCGTGGAAACACAGTATGGTGTCACGAATAAGGAGGGGTCAAAATGAAAATGGAACATAAAGAATTGATCGTGATCGGGGCGGGTCCTGCCGGGCTATCGGCAGCCATTGAAGCGGCCAGCCATGGCATTAAAGTGACCGTTTACGATGAAAATGCCCGTCCTGGCGGACAGTTATTCAAACAAATTCACAAGTTCTTTGGCTCCAAAGAACATCGCGCCAAAATCCGCGGTTTCAAAATTGGCGAACAGTTGCTCAATGAAGCGCGGGAAAAAGGTGTCGAAGTTGTCCTCAATGCGACCGTTATGGGTTTATTTGCAGAAAAAGAAATTACCGTCATGATCGAGAATGAAGTCCATCATGTCAAAGGTGATGCGATTTTAGTGGCGACGGGGGCGAGTGAAAATATGGTGAACTTCAGAGGCTGGACGCTGCCTGGCGTGATCGGCGCGGGGGCCGCTCAGACGATGATGAACCTCCATCATATCAAACCCGGCAATAAGATCTTAATGTTAGGAACCGGAAACGTTGGCTTAGTGGTCTCTTTCCAGTTATTACAGGCAGGCTGTGACGTTGTGGCGTTAGTTGACGCGGCGCCAAGTATTGGCGGCTATGGCGTCCATGCCTCTAAATTAGCGAGAACAGGTATTCCGTTTTATTTATCGCATACGATCAAAGAAGCCGAAGGTGATGATCATGTGACAGGTGTCACCATTGCGGAAGTTGATGAACATTTTCGGTTCATTCCAGGTACCGAGAAACATTTCGATGTCGATACCATCTGCGTAGCCGTTGGCTTATCACCAATGGCGCAGTTATTAAAGATGGATGGTGTCGGCATGAAAGATACCCGCGGCGGCTTTGTCCCTGACTGTGATGCATGCGGCGCGACAAGCATTCCAGGCATCTTCGCTGCCGGTGATGTGGCGGGCATTGAAGAAGCTTCATCCGCGATGATTGAAGGCCGCATGAGCGGGATCGCCGTGGCTGAATACTTAGGCTATACCTCAAAAAAAGCGAAGGAGGAGCGTGAAAGCGAACTCGCAGCGTCCCTGGATTCCTTACGTCAGGGGATGTTCGCTCCGAAAAATCGAGGCAAAAAGATTACCGAAACGGAAGAACAAATTCCTATTTCGACAAACTTGCTCAAACATGGTTATGTGGCCGATGATGAAATTGAACGTTTCCCTGGCTTTATTCATAAAGCCAAAGTGCATCCAGTGATTGAATGTACCCAGAATATTCCCTGTAACCCATGTCAGAGTGCCTGCCATAAAGGCTGTATCTCGATTGGCAAGCATATGACGTCTTTGCCGATTTCCGTCAGTGAAAGCGAATGTATCAACTGCGGGATGTGCGTGGCGTCCTGTCCTGGGCAGGCGATCTTCTTAGTTGAAGAACATGAGGATTTTGGTTTAGTCACTTTACCTTATGAATTTCTGCCGCTGCCAGCAAAAGGCGACAGGGGCGTCGCATTAGGACGCGATGGCTGCGTTTTATGCGAGGCTGAAATTGTTAATGTCCGCAGCGTCAAAGCTTATGATCATACCGCATTAGTAACGATGAAAGTGCCAGCGGCCTACGTTGATCGCGCACGTTTCTATAAAAAGGGGGATGAATAATATGTTTGATATCCAGGAAGCATTAAAAGAAATTGGTCCTTATCTGCCCGAAGATGATGATGACTTATTAGTCTGTCGCTGTGAA harbors:
- a CDS encoding (2Fe-2S)-binding protein, coding for MDRISMHPILGERPAGKVVTFTCDGKTLEGYEGEPIASALRVNGIMVHRYTAKRHEPRGVFCAIGRCTDCVMIVDGVPNVRTCITPLKANMVVETQYGVTNKEGSK
- a CDS encoding FAD-dependent oxidoreductase codes for the protein MKMEHKELIVIGAGPAGLSAAIEAASHGIKVTVYDENARPGGQLFKQIHKFFGSKEHRAKIRGFKIGEQLLNEAREKGVEVVLNATVMGLFAEKEITVMIENEVHHVKGDAILVATGASENMVNFRGWTLPGVIGAGAAQTMMNLHHIKPGNKILMLGTGNVGLVVSFQLLQAGCDVVALVDAAPSIGGYGVHASKLARTGIPFYLSHTIKEAEGDDHVTGVTIAEVDEHFRFIPGTEKHFDVDTICVAVGLSPMAQLLKMDGVGMKDTRGGFVPDCDACGATSIPGIFAAGDVAGIEEASSAMIEGRMSGIAVAEYLGYTSKKAKEERESELAASLDSLRQGMFAPKNRGKKITETEEQIPISTNLLKHGYVADDEIERFPGFIHKAKVHPVIECTQNIPCNPCQSACHKGCISIGKHMTSLPISVSESECINCGMCVASCPGQAIFLVEEHEDFGLVTLPYEFLPLPAKGDRGVALGRDGCVLCEAEIVNVRSVKAYDHTALVTMKVPAAYVDRARFYKKGDE